One Sagittula stellata E-37 genomic window carries:
- the bhcA gene encoding L-aspartate--glyoxylate aminotransferase BhcA — MSNQNPVFIPGPTNMPDRLRLKMLAQTMDHRAPDFAGVFRPMLEDTKKVFGTAEGEVIAFPGSGTGGWEAAVANTLSPGDKVLVARYGLFSHKWIDLCQRFGLDMQVIDVPWGEGAPAARFEEILSADTGHEIKVVLVTHNETATGVLSDVGAVRRAMDAARHPAMMFVDCVSSLASVPFHFDAWGVDVAVSGSQKGFMLPAGMAITCVSKKAMAATEHARLPRCYFDFRDMLASNAKGGFPYTPPLQLIYGMREALDMLFEEGLEAVYARHVRLAEGVRRAVSAWGMELVAASPDLYSPTVSAVRVPEGFDSNALTEHAYIAYGVSFGVGLGQLDGKAFRIGHLGMLTDVMVLSGLATVEMAMADLGYPVRLGSGVAAAQEHYRSSRGAGALRDAA; from the coding sequence ATGAGCAACCAGAACCCCGTATTCATTCCCGGCCCGACCAACATGCCGGACCGTCTGCGCTTGAAGATGCTGGCGCAGACCATGGACCATCGTGCCCCCGATTTCGCCGGGGTCTTCCGCCCGATGCTGGAGGACACGAAAAAGGTCTTCGGCACCGCCGAGGGCGAGGTCATCGCCTTCCCGGGCTCCGGCACCGGCGGGTGGGAGGCCGCCGTGGCCAACACGCTGTCGCCCGGCGACAAGGTGCTGGTGGCGCGCTACGGGCTGTTCAGCCACAAGTGGATCGACCTCTGCCAGCGCTTCGGGCTGGACATGCAGGTGATCGACGTGCCCTGGGGCGAGGGCGCGCCCGCCGCGCGCTTCGAGGAAATCCTGAGCGCCGACACGGGCCACGAGATCAAGGTGGTGCTGGTGACCCATAACGAGACCGCGACGGGCGTCCTGTCGGACGTGGGCGCGGTGCGCCGGGCGATGGACGCCGCGCGCCACCCGGCGATGATGTTCGTCGACTGCGTGTCGTCGCTGGCCTCCGTCCCGTTCCATTTCGACGCCTGGGGCGTGGACGTCGCGGTGAGCGGCTCTCAGAAGGGCTTCATGCTGCCGGCGGGCATGGCGATCACCTGCGTCTCGAAGAAGGCGATGGCGGCCACGGAGCACGCCCGCCTGCCGCGCTGCTACTTCGATTTCCGCGACATGCTGGCCAGCAACGCGAAGGGCGGCTTTCCCTACACGCCGCCGCTGCAACTGATCTACGGCATGCGCGAGGCGCTGGACATGCTGTTCGAGGAAGGGCTGGAGGCTGTCTATGCCCGCCATGTCCGGCTGGCCGAAGGGGTGCGGCGTGCCGTGTCGGCCTGGGGGATGGAACTGGTCGCGGCTTCGCCAGACCTCTACTCGCCGACGGTGAGCGCGGTGCGCGTGCCCGAGGGTTTCGACAGCAATGCCCTGACCGAGCACGCCTACATCGCTTACGGCGTCTCTTTCGGGGTCGGGCTGGGGCAGCTCGACGGCAAGGCGTTCCGCATCGGGCACCTGGGCATGCTGACCGACGTGATGGTGCTGTCGGGTCTGGCGACGGTGGAGATGGCGATGGCCGACCTGGGCTACCCGGTGCGGCTGGGCAGCGGTGTCGCGGCGGCGCAGGAGCATTACCGGTCGAGCCGGGGCGCGGGCGCCCTGCGCGACGCGGCCTGA
- a CDS encoding IclR family transcriptional regulator, with product MSPEKRPRGRPKSAFKESSAGGLQSLDRALMLLSAVARRQSATLSDLARETDIPTATTHRILSTLQAQRYVAFDEERQEWRVGIEAYRTGLSFLARTSVAEVGRPVMRRLMADTGETANLAVPDGAEVVFIGQVETPNPIRAFFPPGTRTSMHASGTGKAILAALRPDRLARVMGRIVFDAYTPGTLASEAALRADLSETARRGWSLDLEERHPGMSCIGAAIRDEQGDPCAGISVSGPTARFSPDRVPGLGRAVREAAREITELSGGRWA from the coding sequence ATGTCGCCCGAAAAACGCCCGAGGGGCCGCCCGAAGTCCGCCTTCAAGGAAAGCTCCGCCGGCGGGCTGCAATCGCTCGACCGGGCGCTGATGCTGCTGTCTGCGGTGGCGCGGCGGCAGTCGGCCACGCTGTCGGACCTCGCGCGCGAAACCGACATCCCCACCGCCACCACCCACCGCATCCTGTCGACGCTGCAGGCCCAGCGCTATGTCGCCTTCGACGAGGAGCGGCAGGAATGGCGTGTGGGCATCGAGGCCTACCGCACCGGGCTGAGCTTTCTTGCCCGGACGTCGGTGGCCGAGGTCGGTCGCCCGGTCATGCGGCGCCTGATGGCGGACACCGGCGAAACCGCCAACCTTGCCGTGCCGGACGGGGCGGAGGTGGTCTTTATCGGGCAGGTCGAGACGCCGAACCCGATCCGCGCCTTCTTTCCGCCGGGCACGCGCACATCGATGCATGCCTCCGGCACCGGCAAGGCGATCCTCGCCGCGCTGCGCCCCGACCGGCTGGCGCGGGTCATGGGGCGGATCGTCTTCGACGCCTACACCCCCGGCACGCTGGCGTCTGAAGCCGCGTTGCGCGCCGACCTGTCGGAGACCGCGCGGCGGGGCTGGTCGCTCGACCTGGAGGAGCGCCATCCCGGCATGTCCTGCATCGGCGCCGCGATCCGCGACGAACAGGGCGACCCCTGCGCGGGCATCTCCGTCTCCGGCCCGACGGCGCGGTTTTCGCCGGACCGGGTGCCGGGCCTGGGCCGGGCGGTGCGCGAGGCGGCACGCGAAATCACCGAACTCTCGGGCGGGCGCTGGGCCTGA
- a CDS encoding fatty acid desaturase, producing the protein MQATFSRRDLIAPHRLRALMQRSDLRGALQLGSHFAAIALTGALLWTTWASLWSIPLFMAHGVLLNFLYAGQHELSHDTVFRTRRLNEIFGRLIGFLMIYPRDFDKIQHWAHHQHTQNWEKDGELTREPYTLKTYLLWFWGVTYWHSRVTRIVRFSRGIVLEPYIRPEQHALVIREARIHAALYAAVAVLSVVTQSWAAVLLWLAPMVVMKPVHQLQNTIEHLGLSHEDNILENTRSTRTNALMRWLCWQMPYHTAHHSFPAVPFWQLKDLDGEMKKNGAAPHAMGWFEFQVEVIRKLSAKSEADYPYDEVWIVPRGNGTSARIEAA; encoded by the coding sequence ATGCAAGCCACGTTTTCCCGCCGCGACCTGATCGCCCCGCACCGCCTGCGCGCCCTCATGCAACGTTCCGACCTGCGCGGCGCGCTGCAGCTTGGCAGCCATTTCGCCGCCATCGCCCTGACCGGCGCGCTGCTCTGGACCACCTGGGCGAGCCTCTGGTCGATCCCGCTGTTCATGGCGCACGGGGTCCTCCTGAACTTCCTTTATGCCGGGCAGCACGAGCTGTCGCACGACACGGTCTTCAGGACCCGGCGGCTGAACGAGATCTTCGGGCGGCTGATCGGCTTCCTGATGATCTACCCGCGCGATTTCGACAAGATCCAGCACTGGGCGCATCACCAGCACACCCAGAACTGGGAAAAGGACGGCGAGCTGACGCGCGAGCCCTACACGCTGAAGACCTACCTGTTGTGGTTCTGGGGCGTCACCTACTGGCACAGCCGCGTCACCCGGATCGTCCGGTTTTCGCGCGGCATCGTGCTGGAGCCCTATATCCGCCCCGAGCAGCACGCCCTGGTGATCCGCGAGGCGCGCATCCACGCGGCGCTTTACGCCGCCGTGGCCGTGCTGTCGGTCGTCACGCAGAGCTGGGCCGCCGTGCTGCTGTGGCTTGCCCCGATGGTCGTGATGAAGCCGGTCCACCAGTTGCAGAACACCATCGAGCACCTGGGCCTCAGCCACGAGGACAACATCCTGGAGAACACCCGGTCCACCCGGACCAACGCGCTCATGCGGTGGCTCTGCTGGCAGATGCCCTATCACACCGCGCATCACAGCTTTCCCGCCGTGCCCTTCTGGCAGTTGAAGGATCTCGACGGCGAGATGAAGAAGAACGGCGCCGCGCCGCACGCCATGGGCTGGTTCGAGTTCCAGGTGGAGGTGATCCGCAAGCTGTCCGCCAAATCGGAAGCGGACTACCCCTATGACGAGGTCTGGATCGTGCCCCGGGGCAACGGCACCAGCGCGCGGATCGAAGCGGCGTGA
- a CDS encoding sugar phosphate isomerase/epimerase family protein: protein MTLQVFQSLWAMSPHDQSGETLPYDAICGMVKDAGFHGLAIDLGAADVQTAYDVLPHIRHHGLVPLIVAFPRSVSALRDTLKMAKDFGSPFVNLIGQVFPLSTAGAIPVVRAWIEMSEQEGVPIQFETHRNCITNDLFTTLELIDAVPEMRLSGDLSHYLVDREWKLPLGAFERGLLTRILQRCDSFQGRVASRQQIQLQLDFPQNAKWLKLFTGIWREGFAHYKKTQPGTPLTFLCELGPPEYAMTDATGREMSNRWDEALRLKALAEELWAED, encoded by the coding sequence GTGACGCTGCAGGTCTTCCAATCGCTCTGGGCGATGTCGCCGCACGACCAGAGCGGCGAAACCCTGCCCTACGACGCGATCTGCGGCATGGTGAAGGATGCGGGCTTTCACGGGCTGGCCATCGACCTGGGCGCCGCCGACGTGCAGACCGCCTACGACGTGCTGCCGCACATCCGCCACCACGGGCTGGTGCCGCTGATCGTGGCCTTCCCCCGGTCGGTTTCCGCCCTGCGCGACACGCTGAAGATGGCGAAGGACTTCGGCTCGCCCTTCGTGAACCTCATCGGGCAGGTCTTTCCGCTGAGCACCGCGGGCGCGATCCCGGTGGTGCGCGCCTGGATCGAGATGTCCGAACAGGAAGGCGTCCCCATCCAGTTCGAGACCCACCGCAACTGCATCACCAACGACCTTTTCACCACGCTCGAACTGATCGACGCCGTGCCCGAGATGCGGCTGTCCGGCGACCTGTCGCATTACCTGGTGGATCGGGAATGGAAGCTGCCGCTGGGCGCTTTCGAACGCGGGCTGCTGACCCGCATCCTGCAGCGCTGCGACAGCTTTCAGGGCCGGGTCGCCAGCCGGCAGCAGATCCAGCTTCAACTGGACTTTCCGCAGAACGCCAAATGGCTGAAGCTGTTCACCGGGATCTGGCGCGAAGGGTTCGCCCATTACAAGAAAACGCAACCCGGCACGCCGCTGACCTTCCTGTGCGAGCTTGGTCCGCCGGAATACGCGATGACCGACGCCACGGGGCGCGAGATGTCGAACCGCTGGGACGAGGCCTTGCGGTTGAAGGCGCTGGCGGAAGAACTCTGGGCGGAGGACTGA
- a CDS encoding thiamine pyrophosphate-dependent enzyme, which translates to MRHGGRLLVECLVALGARKAFGVPGESYLAVLDALHDTEGALDYVLCRNEGGAGFMAAAWGKLTGTPGICMVTRGPGVTNASIGVHTARQDSAPMLLFVGQVATDMKGREAFQEIDYRAVYGTMAKWAVEIDRVERIPEIVSRAWTVATTGRPGPVVIALPEDMLSSVTETPAISAPAEILPPVPSGSAVAKTREILKGAKRPLIFFGGANWTEAGKTALRRFAEENDIPAVAVFRYLDMFDNHSPAFCGHAGVGMWPSTRKLIEEADVILAINLRFGENSTLGYTLLKVPEPDQTVLHVHGSDGELGKVYRPALGVHADPSAFAEALLAEGPLGPRDGAWRAEARAAYEAGFDLPEQPSPVDMGKVMTHLAKVLPDDAILTNGAGNFAVWPGYFFRYGGAQRLLAPQSGAMGYGLPAAIAAKVAHPERTVVCFAGDGDFQMTCQELATAAQAGAQPVVLILNNGIYGTIRAHQERHYPARVSGTTMVSPDFAALARSYGYHGERVSRTEDFAAAFDRALASGTGAVLDLDISEEALTPRVTLSQMRAAAQKAGQ; encoded by the coding sequence ATGCGGCATGGTGGCAGGCTTCTGGTGGAGTGCCTGGTGGCACTGGGCGCGCGCAAGGCCTTCGGTGTGCCGGGCGAAAGCTATCTTGCGGTGCTCGACGCGCTGCACGACACCGAAGGGGCGCTGGACTACGTGCTGTGCCGCAACGAGGGCGGTGCGGGCTTCATGGCGGCGGCCTGGGGCAAGCTGACCGGCACCCCGGGCATCTGCATGGTGACACGTGGACCGGGGGTCACCAACGCCTCTATCGGCGTGCACACCGCCCGTCAGGACAGCGCGCCGATGCTGCTGTTCGTGGGGCAGGTGGCGACCGACATGAAGGGGCGCGAGGCCTTCCAGGAGATCGACTATCGCGCCGTCTATGGCACCATGGCGAAATGGGCGGTGGAGATCGACCGGGTGGAACGTATCCCCGAAATCGTGTCGCGCGCGTGGACCGTGGCGACGACCGGACGCCCCGGTCCGGTGGTCATCGCGCTGCCGGAGGACATGCTGTCCTCGGTCACCGAAACGCCCGCGATTTCCGCCCCCGCCGAGATCCTGCCGCCCGTACCGTCCGGCTCGGCCGTGGCGAAGACGCGCGAGATCCTGAAGGGCGCGAAACGGCCGCTGATCTTCTTCGGAGGCGCCAACTGGACAGAGGCCGGTAAGACCGCGCTGCGCCGCTTTGCCGAGGAAAACGATATCCCCGCCGTGGCTGTCTTCCGCTATCTCGACATGTTCGACAACCACTCTCCGGCGTTCTGCGGGCATGCCGGTGTGGGCATGTGGCCCTCCACCCGGAAGCTGATCGAGGAGGCCGATGTCATCCTCGCTATCAACTTGAGATTCGGAGAAAATTCGACGCTGGGCTATACGCTTCTGAAGGTGCCGGAGCCGGACCAGACAGTGCTCCACGTGCATGGCAGCGACGGCGAGTTGGGCAAGGTCTACCGCCCCGCGCTGGGCGTCCACGCCGACCCGTCCGCCTTTGCGGAGGCGTTGCTGGCGGAGGGTCCTCTCGGGCCGCGCGACGGCGCATGGCGGGCCGAGGCGCGGGCGGCCTACGAGGCGGGGTTCGACCTGCCGGAGCAGCCCTCTCCGGTGGACATGGGCAAGGTCATGACGCATCTCGCGAAGGTCCTGCCGGACGACGCGATCCTGACCAACGGGGCGGGGAACTTTGCGGTCTGGCCGGGGTACTTCTTTCGCTACGGCGGGGCGCAACGCCTGCTTGCACCGCAGTCCGGGGCCATGGGTTACGGGCTTCCGGCGGCCATCGCGGCGAAGGTCGCGCACCCCGAACGCACCGTCGTCTGCTTTGCCGGGGACGGCGATTTCCAGATGACCTGCCAGGAACTGGCCACCGCCGCACAGGCCGGGGCGCAGCCGGTGGTGCTGATCCTGAACAACGGCATCTACGGCACGATCCGCGCCCACCAGGAGCGGCACTACCCCGCGCGGGTCTCGGGCACGACGATGGTCTCGCCCGACTTCGCGGCATTGGCCCGGTCCTACGGCTACCACGGAGAGCGGGTCTCCCGGACGGAGGATTTCGCCGCGGCCTTCGACAGGGCGCTGGCCTCGGGGACGGGGGCGGTGCTCGACCTAGACATTTCCGAAGAGGCGCTGACCCCGCGCGTGACCCTCTCGCAGATGCGTGCCGCAGCGCAGAAAGCGGGGCAGTAG
- a CDS encoding aspartate/glutamate racemase family protein, which translates to MIVLINPNSTVLMTEAMTAVAQDVAGRMTVEGWTSHGGPPSIQGREDGDLAVPPMLELVEKACRDGAEAILIGCFDDTGIAEAQKLARCPVIGIGQAAYHLAAAVGGRFSVVTTLDVSVPVLEENVANYGLAPSLVRIRASGVPVLEVEKAEPRIIDEILAAEAEDGVGAVALGCGGMVGLMARAQKETRLILVDGVRAATGMARALIA; encoded by the coding sequence ATGATCGTCCTCATCAATCCCAACTCCACAGTCCTCATGACCGAGGCGATGACCGCCGTGGCGCAGGATGTCGCCGGGCGGATGACGGTGGAGGGCTGGACCTCGCACGGCGGGCCGCCCTCGATCCAGGGGCGCGAGGATGGCGATCTTGCCGTGCCGCCGATGCTGGAGCTGGTGGAGAAAGCCTGCCGCGACGGGGCAGAGGCGATCCTGATCGGCTGCTTCGACGACACCGGCATCGCGGAGGCGCAGAAACTGGCGCGTTGCCCGGTGATCGGGATCGGGCAGGCGGCCTACCATCTTGCCGCGGCGGTGGGGGGGCGGTTCTCCGTCGTGACGACGCTGGACGTCTCGGTCCCGGTGCTGGAGGAGAACGTGGCCAACTACGGGCTTGCGCCGTCGCTGGTTCGCATCCGGGCGAGCGGCGTGCCGGTGCTTGAGGTCGAGAAGGCCGAGCCCCGGATCATCGACGAGATCCTCGCCGCAGAGGCCGAGGACGGTGTGGGCGCCGTGGCCTTGGGGTGCGGCGGAATGGTCGGGCTGATGGCGCGCGCGCAGAAGGAGACCCGACTGATCCTTGTCGACGGCGTTCGTGCCGCGACCGGCATGGCCCGTGCGCTGATCGCCTGA
- a CDS encoding ABC transporter permease, translated as MEPRPRSFYLLAAFFGLFLLFLYGPTITIAILSFQGPQGGLTFPMNGTSVYWFKDLFEQQAVGDIWGSFRRSFALGFMVMVTTVVVSVMGGLAFRSRFPGSGLLFYLIITSLVIPSILISLGVGLMFSQSGMKVHWATSGYGSQLTWTLPFGLLIMFAVFNRFDKSYEEAARDLGATPWQTIRHVVLPIIGPSLIGVALFGFTLSYDEFARTLLTAGSYNTLPLEIYGMTTNVTTPVLYALGTLTTVFSFLMIGVFLLLVTLTARRKAKAGSDAGKGMV; from the coding sequence ATGGAACCGCGTCCGCGCTCTTTCTACCTGCTTGCCGCCTTCTTCGGGCTGTTCCTGCTGTTCCTTTACGGGCCCACGATCACCATCGCCATCCTGTCCTTCCAGGGGCCGCAGGGCGGGCTGACCTTTCCGATGAACGGTACGTCGGTCTACTGGTTCAAGGACCTGTTCGAGCAACAGGCGGTGGGCGATATATGGGGCAGTTTCCGGCGGTCCTTTGCGTTGGGGTTCATGGTCATGGTGACGACCGTGGTGGTCTCTGTCATGGGCGGGCTGGCCTTCCGGTCGCGGTTCCCGGGCTCGGGGCTGCTGTTCTACCTGATCATCACGTCGCTGGTGATCCCGTCGATCCTGATCTCGCTCGGCGTCGGGCTGATGTTCTCGCAGTCGGGGATGAAGGTGCACTGGGCGACCTCCGGCTACGGGTCGCAACTGACCTGGACGCTGCCCTTCGGACTGCTCATCATGTTCGCCGTCTTCAACAGGTTCGACAAATCCTACGAGGAGGCGGCGCGCGACCTCGGGGCGACTCCCTGGCAGACCATCCGTCACGTGGTGCTGCCGATCATCGGGCCATCGCTGATCGGGGTGGCGCTGTTCGGTTTCACGCTGAGCTATGACGAGTTTGCCCGGACCCTGCTCACGGCGGGCAGCTACAACACGCTGCCGCTGGAGATCTACGGCATGACGACGAACGTCACGACGCCGGTGCTCTATGCGCTGGGGACGCTGACGACCGTGTTCTCCTTCCTGATGATCGGGGTCTTCCTGTTGCTCGTGACGCTGACCGCGCGGCGCAAGGCGAAGGCCGGGTCGGATGCGGGCAAGGGGATGGTATGA
- a CDS encoding ABC transporter permease → MPKSLKSLLMVSPLAAVMLVFLVLPIVMIAIVSFWRATEFSIIPAFSFENYEFLFGSPVTYKVFLNTFKYALITWAFTLAIGFTVAYFLAFHVRSQNMQIVLFLLCTIPFWTSNIIRMISWIPFLGRNGIANSALLSMGVIDQPVEWLLFSDFAVILAFVHLYTLFMVVPIFNTMMRIDRSLIEAARDAGASGPQILWNVIVPLTKPGIMIGTIFVVTLVMGDFITVRIMSGSQSANVGRLISNDIALLQYPSAAATAVILLITVLMVIGILLRFVDIRKEL, encoded by the coding sequence ATGCCGAAGTCGCTCAAGAGCCTGCTGATGGTGTCGCCGCTGGCAGCGGTGATGCTGGTGTTCCTCGTGCTGCCGATCGTGATGATCGCGATCGTCAGTTTCTGGCGGGCGACGGAGTTTTCGATCATTCCGGCGTTTTCCTTCGAGAACTACGAGTTCCTTTTCGGTTCGCCCGTGACCTACAAGGTATTTCTGAACACGTTCAAATATGCGCTGATCACCTGGGCCTTCACGCTGGCGATCGGGTTCACCGTGGCCTATTTCCTGGCCTTCCACGTGCGCAGCCAGAACATGCAGATCGTGCTGTTTCTGCTGTGCACCATCCCGTTCTGGACCTCGAACATCATCCGCATGATCTCGTGGATCCCCTTTCTGGGGCGCAACGGGATCGCCAATTCGGCGCTTCTGTCGATGGGGGTGATCGACCAGCCGGTGGAGTGGCTGCTGTTTTCCGACTTCGCGGTGATCCTTGCCTTCGTGCACCTTTACACGCTGTTCATGGTGGTGCCGATCTTCAACACGATGATGCGCATCGACCGGTCGCTGATCGAGGCGGCCCGAGATGCGGGCGCCTCGGGGCCGCAGATCCTGTGGAACGTGATCGTGCCGCTGACCAAGCCCGGCATCATGATCGGCACGATTTTTGTGGTGACGCTGGTGATGGGCGATTTCATCACCGTGCGGATCATGTCCGGGTCGCAGTCGGCCAACGTGGGGCGGCTGATTTCCAACGATATCGCGCTGTTGCAATACCCGAGTGCCGCCGCGACCGCCGTGATCCTGTTGATCACCGTGCTGATGGTGATCGGCATCCTGTTGCGCTTCGTCGACATCCGGAAGGAGCTTTGA